One Methylobacterium sp. AMS5 genomic region harbors:
- a CDS encoding PepSY domain-containing protein, with protein sequence MRQAFALLIVVSTAAVLAAGAVGPLAEETGALAPVPAQREPLNRGDDCLSPADLREAVAEKRVVPPIAAIRAARQTVPRAEIQRASLCRHEAGLVYLLTALRRDGHFMHVMVDAQSGQVSGHW encoded by the coding sequence ATGCGCCAAGCTTTCGCCCTGTTGATCGTCGTCTCGACCGCCGCGGTCCTCGCGGCGGGGGCGGTCGGCCCACTCGCCGAGGAAACCGGTGCGCTCGCGCCCGTCCCGGCGCAGCGGGAGCCGCTGAATCGCGGCGACGATTGCCTGTCGCCGGCCGATCTTCGCGAGGCGGTGGCCGAAAAGCGTGTCGTGCCGCCCATCGCCGCGATCCGCGCGGCGCGCCAGACCGTTCCGCGGGCCGAGATCCAGCGCGCCAGCCTGTGCCGGCACGAAGCGGGGCTCGTCTACCTGCTGACGGCCTTGCGTCGTGATGGGCATTTCATGCACGTCATGGTCGATGCTCAATCGGGACAGGTGAGCGGGCATTGGTAA